The sequence below is a genomic window from Maylandia zebra isolate NMK-2024a linkage group LG18, Mzebra_GT3a, whole genome shotgun sequence.
caaataactTTTACTTTTCTGAGTCAGATTCGGCATGAAAGCTTCGACAGGAAGTAACACTAAGCTAGTCGCGTGAAACGCAAAACAATAAATTAAGAGGGGTTAAGTAAAAAAGTGGAGATACAAAGCAATCGATCGCTTTGTATTTGAAAGCTTATCTAATTacaaatacagtaaaaacaacaaaaacaaaaagcaaagaaaccaTACAGCCCTGTATTTACACAtttatgcacacacatgcgtacAGTAGGGTCAAAAGCTGCTACAATAACACAACATGTTATCTGGAAGTCATTCACcaataaaacacacatatagGCATTTTATCATAGGCCAcacaacaataacagaaaatatgtcaaatcacctgcagtaaattaaaatgattaaaagtcACAGGATTTACAggatcaaacaaacaaaagactaATAATTTGATACCAGTTAACTAAACTAATCTGTATTGGAAGTTACACAAAATTAAAAAGCTGCCACTTTTAACTTGATAAATTTCACTCAAAGACAACACATGTACACTGCATGGAGTTATAGAGTCATAATGTTGGAAGAAATAGACCCTGTTACCCACTTTGGATACAAATCAGTCAGAAACACTGCCGGGGAATGCAGaaagggtcaaaggtcaaagcaaCCAGCCTCTAAAACAATCTGACAGCATGCATCGTTAGGACTGTAACACACTCGGATTAGGTTAGGGGGAAAGGGGGAAAGGCGGCAGTTCAGCGGAGCACATAGTTTCCACTAGTGTTTGGCAAACACAGCGGCACACCCACTAACcatgttttggggttgttttggAGTAGGTTCACATAGAGGCCAATGAGTACATGTTCGTCAGCAAGTCTATCGGCAACATCGAGGTTGTAGTTCAACCTGGAACAGTGCAGGGTTTCACAAAACACAAGACATTACGTTACACAGGTGACAACGGGGTTGAGTGGGGACGGGAAAGAGTGAGGGAGGAAGGGAGAGGACAcgacaaaagaaaagaggaggagaacAGCTGAAAAGCAGCCATTCATGGGTGACCAGAGCGAAACAAGGCCATATTATGTTTGGGAGAGACACTGCCGATGAAGGCTAAGAGTAGACTGAGGGCATgccaagcaaaaaacaaaaacaaaaaacaattagaTAAATACTCTACAGGTACTTAGTCATCTATTAGTAAAACTATCAAAAGTCTATTTATTGCTTAAACATTCACGTTAAGTCAGGTGTGCATGGCCCCTTTATAGAGGCCACCCACCAGGATTGCACACATCTCTAATGTAGTGACCATGCGGTTTAAACAATATTTTCAATAGCAGCTTCTTTTATTAGCATTTACAAGTACATGTATGTTATAATGTCAGAAGAAAGCAGTGATTACAAGGGCAGCATCGTATGCAGGAATGCCCAGCCCTGTCCTTCAGCTCATCCCAAACCAGCAGAGAGATGTAAACTCTCACGTGGGTCTATCCTGGAGCCTCCCCCTCTATGGACACGTCCCATCTAGGAGACACCCAGAAGGCATCTTATTTATATGCCCAAACCTCCACAGCCgtctcctttcaatgtggagtaACATGGACTCTACTGTGAGTCCCTCCTGAATGATTGAGCCTTTCACCCCATCGCTAAAAGAGAGCCCAGACACCCTTGAAATGGaaaaaaccccccccccaaaaacaacCCCAAACCCAAAGGCTACCACATAATTATCATGGATGTTCACTAGCCAGTACAGCATACTGACCAGACCTAGCTCGGACGTACGATATACTGTATGTGATGGAAATCAGCTGTTAATGTTTAGGACAGCTGACGTGATCTAAATGAAACACCATTCATttattgttaaaaataaaatccttttattttttaaattaccttTATTGGGCAATTTATAGTTAATTAGTGAagtattaaaagaaagaaaaccatgaGATCAAACAACGCTCCGAGTGAAGTTCCAGATATATGCATGGATATATTAAGAATTTATTAGCACAACCCTCGATGGCAATTGTTCCCAGTGGCCATGCATGGTActgcaacaacaacaccaccaccaccttttTTGGAGATCAGAAATGAGACACCTCATACACTACCCTCCTTGCTCTTTAACATGCCATAACAACACACCTCCCTGAACTACAGGTACATTGTTCTCATTGTTGTGCCCCCACCCTGCCTCCCCCCTTTCTCATTTCTCACGTCTCTCATTAACACATGGGGGTCTGCCCGACGCTGCCAGTCCTCAACCGCAGCCTCAGATCTGTTCTTCTCCCAGGATGTGGCCCCTGCTAGTGAATTATTTATTATGACATTTCACCGTATATTGTCCATGCTTCTAAACCTGTAAAGTCATACATTTATTAACAATAATCCTTGCTGTCTTTAGTTGTAGTCAGCTACCAAACTTCTAAACAGGCCCTGTAGCATATGGGATTATCAGCCTGTTCAACGGCGACTTCAGTGTCAGTTATGAAAGCGGGCAGTGTGCCCAAGAGGAATGCTTTCATCTCTCAAGTGCAGGTACAGAAGTGCACAAATTCCTCTCACTTGAAAAATCAACTAAACTACATCTCCTAAAACAACATTATTACCGACCGAGGAAGCGCCTTAATCCCACTTTGTCTAAAACGAATATACCTACTCACATACACCGTAAACAATGAACCTGGGAATATATAGCATAGCATATGAGCTGACTGATGGTAACATTCAAAGAAAATGGCAGTTAGTGTTTCCCATATCTGTGTGAATGAAGAGATTATAATAGGCACTCTAAACGAAGCGCCAATGATCTTCATGATGCATGCTTCATCTAGCGTCTTTGAAACAGCCCCTAGAGAATAACAGTGTACAGCCTTCTATAAGAAACCCGGCTTGCTAATAGTTTCCTCAGGATGATAAGCACTCTAGTTAATGCGTATGATTATTATCTATATTAGTTTGCGCATGCATTCGCGCTACAAAGGCATTCTCATATGCACACCTATGCCACTTACCCTCTCCCTTTCAGCAGATGTGGAGCAGCCCCAGTCAGGGGCTTTCTCTGCCCAACAACATTATTCTTGCTGTAAGGCAAGCCATTTACATTCAGCTCGAGAAAACACATTAAATGGTGATGCACAAATCTTCACACATGCACCCACACCATCAAAGACTTCAGGAAAATAAAGACCGCGTGGGTCATGGAGTTCACGGGGCGCAGGGTCTTTAGGGAGCACGACAGATTGAAAAGATCTGTTGTGAAATCCAGGGCACCCGTTGTCAGCTGGGATGTACTCACTTTTTGGTGGAGTAAGGGTTCCCTGATGTAGGCATGGAGTGGGAGAATGAGTAGTCATTGGTGATGTTCACTGGTCTTGGTGGCCTGGACAGTAAACACGTGTTAGATTTTAATTTGATCTGACAGAAAAgctaaagagacagaaaacaccAGTTAGTCTTTCATTCTTGAGGATTTTGCTCAACTGCATAATCTCTGAATTTCCACTTGAGTGGTTTATACAGTATGATATGTAGGAGAACACgcaagaatgaatgaatgaatgaatgaatgaatgaatgaatctgggaattaacaaacaaaacagtgtttgGGACACGTCACAAGTGGGGAATGTGAGTGGATGAGTCTGACTGTACACGATTAGCACAATACAAAGGAATCAATCTACAGTAACAATCAAGTATGATTCATATTAATCAAAGCAAACTCACCACGTATCTCTATTGAGGAATGTAAAGAACAAAGAAAGGGATAAATACTTGATTACATTACAGCAGCACAGGAAGAGACTATAATACatcaaaaacaatgaaaaaaataagaatgaaAACTAAATTGGGCATCCACAGAAGACAGTGCCCCAAATCTACTGAGTTTATAGCATAATTCAgtgcagtgaagaaagtgaagaaaaagtgagtttttaaataactgaaagTAGCGATGCCAAAGTACAGTGTACATATAAACCTGCTGGTTTGTAGATTAGATTATAGGTCAGGCTCATAAAATTGCATCCATGTACAGAATCCCATTTTGTTTCATGCATGCATGAAAATTTGCACACTTCCGGTCACCtctacaaattaaaaaacaaaaacaaaaaccctcaCACCTTATGTTAACGTCATTATTAGTGTTGTAAAATCTTTTTgattttacttttctttcttctttttctgagCCTGAATTAAAACTACACTCCGTTATTAATTATTGTCTCTTTAGACATGATGTGACTTATGTGCACCATTAAAACGACGGTAATGAACTTTTTTTGGTTGACATTTATTAccaaattacagtttttctgatAAGTTAAAAGCAATTTTCTATTTACCTAGTTTGCTATATTAGATATTCATAagtaaaactattaaaaaactgttttttctaaagaaaaacatgatcttCCATTTAATATCGAGCAAAATCAAAGatcaaattatattttaatcCTAGAATCTGTTTCTTAAACACCTTATGGCAGTCACACTGTATATGTTGAAGGCTTTTACTGTGAAAGGAAGGGACAGGAAGAATTTATTTCTTCAATtctaaaatatattaataatcaAACTTTCGGATCTCATGTTATCTTTACCTCTTAAACTAGCATTGAAATCTATTACCCATCTGATTTTCTGTAAATATGTTGGCGGCATCATTCTGAAAATTTTGGGTCATTTGCAGGCTATAAAACTGGGACAATTAACATAACAATTAACTTTAATTGCAGGAATCATAAAAATGGAATAATCAGTGTGTTGTTTAGCTCTCAGCACCAGAAGTGACTTTATGTCTGTAAGATGGGCTTTAATAGGCAGCAGCAAAGTGCTTAAAAGTCTATGCTTTCATGCCTGAtatttgtttcattatttatacgACGACACTAAACATCAAGGAAAAAGTAGCAGCAGCGCTGCAGATTACAAACAATCCCAAGGCTGTAATTAAGCCTGATTGATCAGTTGACCTAAGAGATTGACTGGAATCACTTCAGACCAAGGAAGCAGCTACAGGATCATTACCAGCTGAGGGATcaatttaaaacatttcaagGTTTCAAACTGGCACTGAATGCTCTGAATGCACATTCCTCAGTTTCAGTgttataaaggaaaaaaaaaaagggagcgAGAGCAGATGAACTTACACAATATGAGCTAGGTTGAGAGGTTTATCTGGCATTTCAGGAAACAAGGGGTGAAGAGGCTCTCTGCTGGATGCACAGCTCAATGACTTACTGAGGGCGTGGGATAACTTCTTAGCGGGGGATTTCTGGGTGATACACAGAAGCAAGGTGACGGTTGTGAGGATGAGAGGAtgctcatttctttttcaaagcaCACGGTAAATCACCACGGTAACACTGTCACCTGGACTGAATCTTCAGATTCCTCATGTTGTAGCGAAGCAGAACAAAAATAGCCACAATGACTGGTCCAGTGCAGACACACCTCCCCTAGCCTCCTCCCCCCTTTCCTCCCTTCCTTACCCATGACGTATACTCCTTCATTTGGTGCTGGTTGCTATGGGAACCGCTGGCATGCCCCCTCCAGAAGCAGTCCTGACAGAGCTGGTAATTATGACATTGCTGGCAGCGGTAGCGGAAGCCCATCATACTCTCAGTATGGCAGTAGGAGCACTCGACCGGGTGAAACACtgcagggaggagaggaggagccagacacagacacacacacacacacacacacacacacacacacgaaggcAGATGCataagcgcacacacacacaccagatgtGACTGTAAACCCAGATATTTTGCACATTGCAGAGAGCTGATAATAAATTTTCATTAATTTAAGGACAGATGTGCTGGGATATcttgcacccccccccccccccccattttgagaaaataaacacaaagcagcACAGCATTGAGCTCTATATGTGCACATACACTAGTGTTTCTTCTGCTCGTGATGATGAGTGCATCACAGAtatacacactcatacacagGGTGTAAGGTCCCAGTGGGTCATCTTTACTGGAGGTGTGTCTGTGATGGCGGTGACTGAAAGACCATGATGCAAAGCCGAACTTCCCCCGCTTGCGCTCCAGCTAAATATTCTTCAGCGCGCCTTACCGTTCTCCACGTTGGCGAGGCGGTGCATTAGCGGCAGCCACACCAGACACTGAgggggcgggtctgacatcaacGTATCGAGGAATGTGTTGAGGGAGACCTTTTTCTATTGACGTGCAGCGCAGAGAAGAGTGAGAGTCACCCACACCGTCAATGCTAAAGCAATCACACACTTACTGACATCAAAATGCTGCGGGCGCCAAACCCTCACCTGCTGCGCAAAGCACGTTCTCGCAGCTTGCTCGGTGTAACCAAACGAGGGTCCCTCGAAAACCGCCATGGGCAATTTAAGAGCCTCCCTCAGAAACTGGTCAAATTGCGAGTGCACCATTATTCCAGCAGAATCTGATATGAGTGAAAAAATATCTGGAAACAACGCAGAGGCATTACACAAATTAATCAAACTAATTGTTGGCTGCCACCACAGTCGGCTAATTATAGCATTACACAATACAATTATCCCACTTATTTGtgaaaacaaatcaaagtgCAGCAGTTATACAGATCCATTCTAACTATACACCAACCCTCCTTTttaccccccctttttttttttttacaagctgCTGCCCCCAGAGATTTATACATTGTGTAATAAACCCTATCCTTCACATACAGTAATGAATAATGACTGCTCCCGGCCATGAAGAGCCAGGGCAGTGCTAGTGCTGCTGCTACTTGTTTTAAAACCagagcagacagaaaaaaaaacaggtccTAATAATTTTACATTACTTAGAATAGGAGGAATTCGCTGATTTATTACTGGCAACATAGGCAATTAGAATTTCATTTTTCACGATTAAAAGTAAGATAAAGATTTGTTGTGTTTCTTACATCTTAATTTATCCAGAATTTTCCCACCACAGATGGTTGCGAGGGCCATTTTCACAACAAAGATAGATGTCTTGCCGTGGCCCTCcctaaaagacaaaagaaaaaaacgaaaaCATTAAGCTCATGTATTCTTTTAAAAGGAGCTGTGAAGATGTAGGCTGCGTAGTGTTCCTGCTATAATCGCAtgaaatcagctgtgtttgtaAAAAGCATGTGCATGAGTCAGCCTACAAACTTATCCGCTCTACATCCGCGTGTTGTGACATTAGAAGGGGAAAAGAGTCTGGATTTTCACGGTCACATTTCAAGCCGCATCAACTCACGTCAAAACCTCCGAGGTGAAAGTACACAACCAGCAGCCGGCTCGTCACGTGACGCGTTTACTCACGGGTCATAGGCTGCCAGCAGGAAGTTGAGCAGCAGGCTGATGGACTGTTCCACGTTTATCTGATGCGTGGTGGGCATGCGCTTGTTCAGCTGGTAGAAGATAGTGGACAGCACAACTTCTAGACGAGCCACGGAAAGCTCAGCGTTGAGGTCTATGGCGTTGAGGCCGTTCTCCCGGAAAGCCTCGATGACGTTCCAAATGTCGACCAAATGCACTGAAAACAGGAAGACGTCAACGTAAGCCTTTTTGGCTCGGCCACGTGCAACATCTCAAAAAATCAATACATAAAAATTCATACGCACAGTTGCATTTCTTCTGCACAAATCTGAGTTTGCAGGCTGTTCTGTACGTCGACAGTCGTATAGAATCCAAATCCTGAGCCCCTGTAGGAACATCACTCTTTAGTCCTCAAATGACCAAATATGTGCCACTGATACAAGTGatagtgatttttattttattttttactaaatTACAGTTTTAGGCTTTATTGTAATTTCCCACTTCTTATCACTGCATTTTAAAGTTCTGCAGTGAACCGTAGCTTAGATACTTAGTGCCTAAAATGACTATGAAAACAGCTCAAGTTATAGAGATGAGTCGGGGTAACTCCTTTTTACATGAAAATGACTGAACACCATAATTACCTTTGAACATTTTGTCAATAAAAGAAAGAGCACATGCATGATAGACACAAATggagccattaaaaaaaaaaagtattcctGTACAAATTATAACAGGGGGGAAAAGGAACAGGAAAACTTGTTCAGTCATTTCAGTTGTTAAAACAGGTTGGTCACTTGAGAGTTAATACTGAAAATGGAATACAAACtgttaaatattatatatttaaatatgccATTGAGAAAACAAGATATGACTAAAAAGAAAGTACTCTCTGTCAACCAGGCTATCATAAAATTGATCTAGTCCTTAAAAGCTTAATTTTTAGTATAAACGAACCACCTCTAGCAGCAACAACATGAAGCAGTCATTTTCTGCATggctttatcagtctctcacatcgcTATGAAGAGATTTTGATGTCTGGGCAAAGACAGATGCCTTACATTTGACTCTTTACACAGAGGATTTCATGGTCGACTCAATGACTACAAGGTGTCCCGGTCCTGTGGGtgtaaaacaagcccaaatcgtCACCCCTGCAACACCGTGCCTGACAGcaggtatgaggtgtttgtgctgacatgctgtgtttggtttctaCCAAATATGATTCTGTACATTCTGGCCACACATTGCCACTTTGCTAAttgcatttaacatgctaactgaggcctgcagAGTTGAGATGTAGCCCTTGGGTTCTTTGGATTCTCTTATCATTGCAGTCTTACCTTGGGGGTGAATTTGTTAGGCTGTCCACTGTCTTGAATATTTTCCACTTCTGAATAATATTTCAAAATGTGGAAAGATGATTTGAAAGCTGGTTGGAAAAAGCCTTATAACCCTTCCCTGAATGATGGGCACCAACATTTGCTTGTATATCATCATCGCTGATGTCTTCCCTCCTTGCCATTGtgtaacacacacctgaacgcTCCAGCGCAACAAGCTGCCAAAACTTATGATTAatagaggtgctcacatttgctgatgatcaattaatcaaatgcatttgattagcagcacctggctccTACTTAATTCTACAatcctcttaattcctatgaaAGCAGTAAAGATGTATTTAGGTtttctgcttctgcattttggcttttttttttgctaaataaataatgacagtgTAATATATCATGTTTTGTAGTTTATCTCACGTTGCATTTACCTAGTTTCAAGACCTAAGAGccagattattttttattatgtccGGTGTGTCTCACAGTGAGAAAGTTCTGGGTTTAAACTGCAACTCTAAACTGGTTTGAGCTGCGAATGTGGATATTTTCACTTTTAAGGACAAGATAAACCCCACCATTCATCCAATGTCCACAAAGCAGCTCTAAACACGATGAATGGGAATACTTACCGGATGAAAGGATGGAACTAATCAAAAACTTGaacaataaatgttttttgtgaaaatattttatatgaaacAGTGTTATATTAATGAGCTGTATTTCAATAAATTCAAATTAGCGCCTTCACACTGTGTGAACAGACAGCATGAGGTCATATTGCAGGCCTGTGTGTATAAAAATCAATGTGGTTGACACTTGATCTTTATGATATTTGCTGTACATGAAacttacagagagacagggagagagagagaaagaaattgCCAGTTTTACGGTCATTGAGTTAAACAGTCCAGCAAAGATCACAGTGAGCTGCGGCCCTGAGCACTTACTCATCTCCACCAACAGTTGCCTTCTATCTGCCATGGTGTCAACGCTCTGCCCGCAGTCTTCAATCATTCTGAtcaagaggagagaaaacaacGTCAGAACCCGAGTGCCTCAGCATTAGCAGTCGCAACCTCAGGGTGCTCTTCCTTAAGCTTAACATCAACATTAGACACACATCGTTATGACTCAGCGATAATGGCAGTAGATTAAACTCTTGACTTTTAAAGCAATGACTCCTAACCTTGATACAAACGCAGCTTCTCTGTTCTGGTTATCCAAAGTTTAATCAGTTGTGGATATCCTGATAATTCAGCTAAAAGTTGGCTAAGTCTTTCCCCTGACTTTTTCCAAACAAGGGGACAGATTTACTAAATGAGCACATGAGCACAATTCTTTGCAAGGAATTGCTTGATATCATTAATTTTGATAACAAGCATGACTTATTTCTTGCACTTTTTTCAGCATTAAATATCGATGCAATTAGCAGAAAACTGCATATCccaaatattaataaatatttgcaCACCCAGTTTTAATATTCTCCTCGCAGAAATGCATATGCACCAAGGTCAGTAGCAAAAATCCCACCTCTTTCAACTTAAAATATCCAAAAAAGTCTGCTTTAGATTGCAGGAAGGATGACAGAGATGCAACAAAATTAAACTTTCACCCGTGACATGAAGGTTTTGGCGCTTTCTCAAGGTTAAGCACATGTTATAATTCTTGAGTTTGCTAGCTTACTACGACAGCAGAAGATTTCTCGTGCACTTCACCATAAAACTGCTAAGCATTGCTTCCAATTTACCAGAGATAATAACAGCATTAAGACGGCTACTTTATTTTGGTATATTAAGGACAGACAGCAACTGACAGGAGCTCATCAACCTGTTGATGACATCCAAATTTGGTACAGgacattaatattattaatatttagtCTGGTGAAGTTTTAACGTGGTTAGCCAGTTATTCACTTCAGATATGCCAACAGCAACACAGATCAACAGTGTTTAGTGTATTTATCACAGTTCCctcattttttgtgtttggaaAGGCTAGTAAAAGGTCACTGCTCTTTAATTTCCCTACATAAAGAGAAATTAACAGATAAAAATGATGCCATGCAAAACTCACAAGAGCTGTCGGTGTGTAaacttcttaaaaaacaaaacaaaacaaaacatcaaaggGAGCCAAAAGGGGCCCACGGCTTATTGTGCCCCATCATCCCACTGCAGGACAATCCGGCCGTGATAACATCATACTATGCTCCAAATTTGAGAGTATTCATATTTGGTAAACTGCAACCTGAATGCAGCGCAGTGCGGTGGttatcaaaatatttttaagttgGACAAGGAGAGGAGTTTGAAAGGGgcagagctgcagagagagaaTGCTCACAGCATGCCTCGCTGCACACTGTCCGAGGCAATCTAATACACCTAGTCATGTGGTTTTGTTGCTATGGCAGCAAAGATCCTAGCCGCTTCACTCGTtaaaacacacactcatacacacacacacacacacacacacgcacatataaCACCTCCCACTGCAGACGAGCAAAGTTTGTAGAGAAAAGTTTTTCACCAGTAAATATCTTTTATGAGATAACGGT
It includes:
- the dtna gene encoding dystrobrevin alpha isoform X6; amino-acid sequence: MVLYERMIEDCGQSVDTMADRRQLLVEMRAQDLDSIRLSTYRTACKLRFVQKKCNLHLVDIWNVIEAFRENGLNAIDLNAELSVARLEVVLSTIFYQLNKRMPTTHQINVEQSISLLLNFLLAAYDPEGHGKTSIFVVKMALATICGGKILDKLRYIFSLISDSAGIMVHSQFDQFLREALKLPMAVFEGPSFGYTEQAARTCFAQQKKVSLNTFLDTLMSDPPPQCLVWLPLMHRLANVENVFHPVECSYCHTESMMGFRYRCQQCHNYQLCQDCFWRGHASGSHSNQHQMKEYTSWKSPAKKLSHALSKSLSCASSREPLHPLFPEMPDKPLNLAHIVPPRPVNITNDYSFSHSMPTSGNPYSTKNLLESSNHQDDEHSLIARYAARLAADAAAQQQRVPTDLPCSLDANKQQRQLIAELESKNREILQEIQRLRLQHEEASQPPPDRGQQNPTLLAELRLLRQRKDELEQRMSTLQESRRELMVQLEQLMMLLKQEEEERNQATQGPGSPRSSPSHTINRPIPTPIHSDSAGTTPTHTPQDSLMGVGGDVQEAFAQGPRRNLRNDLLIAADSITNTMSSLVKELNSEGGSETESTVDSDFGRELLATNSSDPFYAYKPRPASAADEECFEKDLERQLEDELQLDELKKHRQETDKTCMASNMKSKNS
- the dtna gene encoding dystrobrevin alpha isoform X7, translated to MVLYERMIEDCGQSVDTMADRRQLLVEMRAQDLDSIRLSTYRTACKLRFVQKKCNLHLVDIWNVIEAFRENGLNAIDLNAELSVARLEVVLSTIFYQLNKRMPTTHQINVEQSISLLLNFLLAAYDPEGHGKTSIFVVKMALATICGGKILDKLRYIFSLISDSAGIMVHSQFDQFLREALKLPMAVFEGPSFGYTEQAARTCFAQQKKVSLNTFLDTLMSDPPPQCLVWLPLMHRLANVENVFHPVECSYCHTESMMGFRYRCQQCHNYQLCQDCFWRGHASGSHSNQHQMKEYTSWKSPAKKLSHALSKSLSCASSREPLHPLFPEMPDKPLNLAHIVPPRPVNITNDYSFSHSMPTSGNPYSTKNLLESSNHQDDEHSLIARYAARLAADAAAQQQRVPTDLPCSLDANKQQRQLIAELESKNREILQEIQRLRLQHEEASQPPPDRGQQNPTLLAELRLLRQRKDELEQRMSTLQESRRELMVQLEQLMMLLKTQGPGSPRSSPSHTINRPIPTPIHSDSAGTTPTHTPQDSLMGVGGDVQEAFAQGPRRNLRNDLLIAADSITNTMSSLVKELNSEGGSETESTVDSDFGRELLATNSSDPFYAYKPRPASAADEECFEKDLERQLEDELQLDELKKHRQETDKTCMASNMKSKNS
- the dtna gene encoding dystrobrevin alpha isoform X8 — its product is MVLYERMIEDCGQSVDTMADRRQLLVEMRAQDLDSIRLSTYRTACKLRFVQKKCNLHLVDIWNVIEAFRENGLNAIDLNAELSVARLEVVLSTIFYQLNKRMPTTHQINVEQSISLLLNFLLAAYDPEGHGKTSIFVVKMALATICGGKILDKLRYIFSLISDSAGIMVHSQFDQFLREALKLPMAVFEGPSFGYTEQAARTCFAQQKKVSLNTFLDTLMSDPPPQCLVWLPLMHRLANVENVFHPVECSYCHTESMMGFRYRCQQCHNYQLCQDCFWRGHASGSHSNQHQMKEYTSWKSPAKKLSHALSKSLSCASSREPLHPLFPEMPDKPLNLAHIVPPRPVNITNDYSFSHSMPTSGNPYSTKKLNYNLDVADRLADEHVLIGLYVNLLQNNPKTCLLESSNHQDDEHSLIARYAARLAADAAAQQQRVPTDLPCSLDANKQQRQLIAELESKNREILQEIQRLRLQHEEASQPPPDRGQQNPTLLAELRLLRQRKDELEQRMSTLQESRRELMVQLEQLMMLLKTQGPGSPRSSPSHTINRPIPTPIHSDSAGTTPTHTPQDSLMGVGGDVQEAFAQGPRRNLRNDLLIAADSITNTMSSLVKELNSEGGSETESTVDSDFGRELLATNSSDPFYAYKPRPASAADEECFEKDLERQLEDELQLDELKKHRQETDKTCMASNMKSKNS